From Amycolatopsis sp. cg9, one genomic window encodes:
- a CDS encoding phosphocholine-specific phospholipase C: MADPLKLTRRSFLGGVAAAGALGALPPGMAEALAEPRATGSLSDVEHVVVLMQENRSFDHYYGTMRGVRGYGDRSAIVQPNGQDVFHQPDSGRTDGKYLLPFRVDTTKVDGQDLGDLGHGWADQHQAIAGGANNAWIPAKGEMTMGYFDQGDIPFHRALADAFTVCDHYFCSVQGPTTPNRLYLFTGTIDAAGQAGGPANYNPADYRPVFRWTTYPERLQQHGVSWKVYANKEVGDASDSFVGDYGDNPLWLFQAYHQDYASELSKRASVFKTWGPDSGQGKDVDHVLAEFKADCASGSLPAVSWIVAPYGYCEHPEARPVDGAAYTQTVLNALWANPKLWESTVVLINYDENDGFFDHVAPPIAPPGTTGEYIGGQPIGLGARVPMTVISPWSRGGWVSSEVTDHTSVLRFLERWTGVAEPNISAWRRALCGDLMTCFDFGTPATQIPLLPDTAALRKQADDTQKKLPKPAPPATGKQQVPVQEPGTRPARALPYRPLVTTSLSADRKILTTTFANQGTAAVQLLAYRNDGQTDGPWPYDVAPGAQVSDTWRIQLYGGGKYGVAVHGPNRFRWVLAGDANSAGAGVDVLGGYTAENKLRLTMRNSGTTAVKLTITANHYRTDGPWTYPLAAGQTVTDDWNPVAYGSGWYDLSATLDADPKFLRRFSGHLETGAPSVTG, encoded by the coding sequence ATGGCCGATCCGCTCAAGCTCACCCGACGCAGTTTCCTCGGCGGGGTAGCCGCCGCCGGCGCCCTCGGCGCCTTGCCGCCCGGCATGGCCGAGGCCCTCGCCGAACCCCGCGCCACCGGCAGCCTCTCCGACGTCGAGCACGTCGTGGTCCTCATGCAGGAGAACCGTTCGTTCGACCACTACTACGGCACGATGCGGGGCGTCCGCGGCTACGGCGACCGGTCCGCGATCGTCCAGCCGAACGGCCAGGACGTCTTCCACCAGCCCGATTCCGGGCGCACCGACGGGAAGTACCTGCTGCCGTTCCGGGTGGACACCACCAAAGTGGACGGTCAGGACCTCGGCGACCTCGGGCACGGCTGGGCCGACCAGCACCAGGCGATCGCCGGCGGCGCCAACAACGCCTGGATCCCCGCCAAGGGCGAGATGACCATGGGCTACTTCGACCAGGGCGACATCCCGTTCCACCGCGCGCTCGCCGACGCGTTCACCGTCTGCGACCACTACTTCTGCTCGGTCCAGGGCCCGACCACGCCCAACCGGCTCTACCTGTTCACCGGCACCATCGACGCCGCGGGCCAGGCGGGCGGGCCGGCGAACTACAACCCCGCCGACTACCGGCCGGTCTTCCGCTGGACGACCTACCCGGAACGCCTCCAGCAGCACGGGGTTTCGTGGAAGGTCTACGCCAACAAGGAGGTCGGCGACGCGAGCGACTCTTTCGTCGGCGACTACGGCGACAACCCCCTCTGGCTCTTCCAGGCCTACCACCAGGACTACGCCAGCGAACTGTCCAAGCGGGCCAGCGTGTTCAAGACCTGGGGACCGGATTCGGGGCAGGGCAAGGACGTCGACCACGTCCTCGCCGAATTCAAGGCCGACTGCGCGAGCGGCTCGCTGCCGGCGGTGTCCTGGATCGTCGCGCCCTACGGCTACTGCGAGCACCCCGAAGCCCGGCCGGTCGACGGTGCCGCGTACACCCAGACCGTGCTGAACGCGTTGTGGGCCAACCCGAAGCTGTGGGAGTCCACCGTGGTCCTCATCAACTACGACGAGAACGACGGGTTCTTCGACCACGTCGCCCCGCCGATCGCGCCACCGGGCACCACCGGGGAGTACATCGGCGGCCAGCCGATCGGCCTCGGCGCGCGCGTGCCGATGACGGTCATCTCGCCGTGGAGCCGCGGCGGCTGGGTCAGCTCCGAGGTCACCGACCACACCTCGGTGCTCCGGTTCCTGGAACGCTGGACCGGCGTCGCCGAGCCGAACATCAGCGCGTGGCGCCGGGCGCTCTGCGGTGACCTCATGACGTGCTTCGACTTCGGCACACCGGCCACGCAGATCCCGCTGCTGCCGGACACCGCGGCGCTGCGCAAGCAGGCCGACGACACCCAGAAGAAGCTGCCGAAACCCGCGCCGCCCGCGACCGGCAAGCAGCAGGTCCCGGTCCAGGAGCCGGGGACCCGGCCCGCCCGAGCGCTCCCCTACCGGCCTCTGGTCACGACGTCGCTGAGCGCCGACCGCAAGATCCTCACCACGACGTTCGCCAACCAGGGCACCGCGGCCGTGCAGCTGCTGGCCTACCGCAATGACGGCCAGACCGACGGCCCGTGGCCCTACGACGTCGCGCCCGGGGCGCAGGTCAGCGACACCTGGCGGATCCAGCTCTACGGCGGCGGCAAGTACGGCGTGGCGGTGCACGGGCCCAACCGCTTCCGCTGGGTGCTGGCCGGGGACGCGAACAGCGCCGGCGCGGGCGTCGACGTCCTCGGCGGCTACACCGCCGAGAACAAGCTGCGGCTGACCATGCGCAACTCCGGGACGACGGCGGTCAAGCTCACGATCACCGCGAACCACTACCGCACCGACGGGCCGTGGACCTACCCCCTCGCCGCCGGGCAGACGGTGACCGACGACTGGAACCCGGTCGCGTACGGGTCCGGCTGGTACGACCTGTCGGCCACCCTCGACGCCGACCCGAAGTTCCTGCGCCGGTTCAGCGGGCACCTCGAGACCGGCGCGCCGAGCGTCACCGGCTAG